From Diospyros lotus cultivar Yz01 chromosome 4, ASM1463336v1, whole genome shotgun sequence, a single genomic window includes:
- the LOC127799826 gene encoding uncharacterized protein LOC127799826: MNFVSTTKILLQEMHDDRWESFIWYVVQFCRSNDVDMSELTDRYMDGTRRSCQQKNNITVEDYYHFQIFNVVIDFQLMELNNRFTEKTIELLKLCEALSPTNGFKSFSIDAICGLAEEFYPLDFNNEEISDLRRQLDHYKFDVIRHSQFQNLNSLPQLCRMLVETNRSCHYFLIDRLIRLVLILPISTATIERAFSGMKLIKSSLRNKIENDFLANVMTIYIEREIALGIDTEVLINKFDLLKNRRLRI, encoded by the coding sequence ATGAATTTTGTCTCAACTACAAAGATTCTTCTTCAAGAGATGCATGATGATCGCTGGGAAAGTTTTATTTGGTATGTGGTGCAATTTTGTAGAAGTAATGATGTTGATATGTCAGAATTAACTGATCGTTATATGGATGGTACAAGACGTTCTTGTcaacagaaaaataatattacagtGGAGGACTACTATCACTTTCAGATATTCAATGTTGTAATAGATTTTCAGTTGATGGAGTTGAATAATAGATTTACCGAGAAAACAATAGAACTTCTTAAGTTATGCGAGGCTTTAAGTCCTACAAATGGTTTCAAATCATTCTCTATAGATGCTATTTGTGGTTTAGCTGAGGAATTTTATCCTTTGGATTTTAATAATGAAGAGATAAGTGATTTAAGGAGACAATTGGATCACTACAAGTTTGATGTAATTCGGCATTCGCAGTTTCAGAATCTTAATTCTCTTCCTCAATTATGTCGGATGTTGGTTGAAACGAATAGGTCATGTCATTATTTCTTGATTGATAGATTGATTCGTCTAGTATtgattcttccaatttctacAGCAACAATAGAACGGGCTTTTTCGGGGATGAAACTCATCAAATCATCACTTCGCAATAAAATAGAGAATGACTTCCTAGCAAACGTCATGACTATCTACATTGAGAGGGAGATTGCTCTTGGTATTGATACAGAAGTACTCATTAACAAGTTTGATCTTTTGAAGAATCGCAGGTTGCGGatttaa